The Desulfuromonas versatilis genome has a segment encoding these proteins:
- a CDS encoding LTA synthase family protein produces the protein MNLPCLRQRLKSLARSRYLVFLLLVLAATRIVQQCGGLPWPLPAWRLEIPLLLYLYLLGNLATRPSRLQPVIAALPILLLYAVFDLYYLQFGRLLRITEVNEIPEMLQVLPWGVKILGGLALGLPLGAFALSLAPRRLGRAALAGLPLLALLVAVKATPEGFMTGFEKTQKEIVFFSDALSAGNNGRLSMVLYNEARRGSYLAETVDFREAAEPLKSFEEAVAQVKAQRSKRNVHLIVLESFLDPELLRGAHFSRSPVHPDFAKLVGGKGSLSISPVFGGGTAQAEFEVLCGVPALRELSGIEFDLFTGAKTLCLPHILEQGGYQAIATNAFVPDFFNSTNAYEGMGFDQIYYPREYAPGLQSYLSAGDVSGETYMFDGDLLSQNLEFVQRQLKENRGEPLFNYVISMYGHLPHDINLDKRPLLIAVAGDLHDEQLVRAVNQHYYRTQALAAFIKGLQRIDPKSLIVLVSDHLPPLTYGPNTYRDLGYLDGAENYMHLNRVYFIENGKPVQYQRIHHFDIPKIVLNYVSRGAYCRDQACGFTRRDEAVDKTVYRDGYMAIMARAMM, from the coding sequence TTGAACCTGCCCTGCCTTCGTCAACGCCTCAAGTCCCTGGCGAGAAGCCGCTACCTGGTGTTTCTGCTGCTGGTGCTGGCTGCCACCCGCATCGTGCAGCAGTGCGGCGGGCTGCCCTGGCCGCTACCGGCCTGGCGCCTGGAGATCCCGCTGCTGCTCTACCTGTACCTGCTGGGGAACCTGGCCACCCGTCCCTCAAGGCTGCAGCCGGTGATCGCGGCGCTGCCGATTCTGCTGCTCTACGCCGTGTTCGACCTCTACTACCTGCAGTTCGGCCGCCTGCTGCGCATCACCGAGGTGAACGAGATCCCGGAGATGCTGCAGGTGCTGCCCTGGGGGGTAAAAATCCTCGGCGGCCTGGCCTTGGGCCTGCCCCTGGGGGCCTTTGCCCTGAGCCTCGCCCCGCGCCGCCTCGGCCGCGCCGCGCTGGCGGGCCTGCCCCTGCTGGCGTTGCTGGTGGCCGTCAAGGCGACCCCCGAGGGGTTCATGACGGGCTTTGAAAAGACCCAGAAGGAGATCGTCTTCTTCTCCGACGCCCTGAGCGCCGGCAACAACGGGCGGCTCTCCATGGTGCTCTACAACGAGGCCCGCCGCGGCAGCTACCTGGCCGAGACCGTCGACTTCCGCGAAGCCGCGGAGCCGTTGAAGAGCTTCGAGGAGGCCGTCGCCCAGGTCAAGGCCCAGCGCAGCAAGCGCAACGTCCACCTGATCGTGCTGGAGAGCTTCCTCGATCCGGAACTGCTGCGCGGAGCGCATTTCTCGCGCAGCCCGGTCCACCCCGATTTCGCCAAGCTGGTGGGGGGCAAGGGGAGCCTTTCGATCTCCCCGGTGTTCGGCGGGGGCACCGCTCAGGCCGAATTCGAGGTGCTGTGCGGGGTCCCGGCGCTGCGGGAGCTCTCGGGGATCGAGTTCGACCTGTTCACCGGCGCCAAGACCCTCTGCCTGCCCCACATCCTCGAACAGGGGGGCTACCAGGCCATCGCCACCAACGCCTTCGTCCCCGACTTCTTCAACTCGACCAACGCCTACGAGGGGATGGGCTTCGACCAGATCTACTACCCCCGCGAGTACGCCCCCGGCCTGCAGAGCTACCTGAGCGCCGGCGACGTCAGCGGCGAGACCTACATGTTCGATGGCGACCTGCTCTCGCAGAACCTGGAGTTCGTCCAACGCCAGCTCAAGGAGAACCGTGGCGAGCCGCTCTTCAACTACGTGATCAGCATGTACGGCCACCTGCCCCACGACATCAACCTCGACAAGAGGCCGCTGCTCATCGCGGTGGCCGGGGACCTGCACGACGAGCAGCTGGTGCGCGCGGTCAACCAGCATTACTACCGCACCCAGGCGCTGGCCGCGTTCATCAAGGGGCTGCAGCGCATCGACCCCAAGAGCCTCATCGTGCTGGTCAGCGACCACCTGCCGCCGCTGACCTACGGTCCCAACACCTACCGCGACCTCGGCTACCTCGACGGCGCCGAGAACTACATGCACCTCAACCGGGTGTATTTCATCGAAAACGGCAAACCCGTCCAGTACCAGCGGATCCACCACTTCGACATCCCCAAGATCGTCCTGAACTACGTCTCGCGGGGCGCCTACTGCCGCGACCAGGCCTGCGGCTTCACCCGCCGCGACGAGGCCGTGGACAAGACAGTCTACCGCGACGGCTACATGGCGATCATGGCGCGAGCCATGATGTGA
- a CDS encoding acetate uptake transporter has translation MAQEIICPFYAKDDEYCDVGCGYISSHDAAMIIRHCSANFRACAKYRELAERLCAAEVPADPSGPGIETLGAILHPQDLGSSSRPPLPAAPLEQPFISPWGVLALGMAMLVFSLFRAGYLGSAPVAALGLFYLGVWQVALGFIHWKKRQAFGAATLGCLGVFWLSLISQTILPEAGLGQAPQAGTLAAYLGMWGMFSAVLLLGTLGRSRVLPATFALLVVLLFLLAGAGLAGSELLARIACFHGIAGGLAASAWGLAKTRRRLPARHQARLEQSRRSA, from the coding sequence ATGGCCCAGGAAATCATTTGCCCTTTTTACGCCAAAGACGATGAGTACTGCGACGTGGGTTGCGGCTACATCTCCTCCCACGACGCGGCGATGATCATCCGCCACTGTTCCGCCAATTTCCGCGCCTGCGCCAAGTACCGCGAACTTGCCGAGCGGCTTTGCGCCGCCGAGGTCCCCGCCGACCCCAGCGGCCCGGGGATTGAGACTCTCGGGGCGATTTTGCATCCCCAAGACCTGGGCAGCTCTTCCCGCCCACCGCTGCCCGCTGCGCCCCTGGAGCAGCCGTTTATCTCCCCCTGGGGAGTGCTCGCCCTGGGCATGGCGATGCTGGTCTTCAGCCTCTTCCGGGCTGGCTACCTGGGCAGCGCGCCGGTCGCCGCCCTAGGCCTGTTCTACCTGGGGGTATGGCAGGTCGCGCTGGGCTTTATCCACTGGAAAAAGCGCCAGGCCTTCGGCGCCGCCACCCTCGGCTGCCTGGGGGTTTTCTGGCTCTCGCTGATTTCCCAGACCATCCTGCCCGAGGCGGGCCTGGGCCAGGCGCCGCAGGCCGGCACCCTGGCCGCCTACCTGGGCATGTGGGGGATGTTTTCCGCCGTGCTGCTGCTGGGAACCCTCGGCCGCAGCAGGGTTTTGCCGGCGACCTTCGCCCTGCTGGTGGTGCTGCTGTTCCTGCTCGCCGGGGCCGGCCTGGCCGGGAGCGAACTGCTGGCGCGCATCGCCTGTTTCCACGGCATCGCCGGGGGCCTGGCGGCAAGCGCCTGGGGGCTGGCCAAGACCCGCCGCAGGCTGCCGGCCCGTCACCAGGCCCGGCTCGAGCAATCCCGGCGGAGCGCCTGA
- a CDS encoding sigma-54-dependent transcriptional regulator yields MSPAKRILLIDDEEGMCRMMDAVLTDNGYQVRPYTRSFEAVEQYRHGDYDLAISDIKMPGMDGIEVLDRLKARSPALPVIMITAHATVDMSIQALRKGAYDMLTKPFEPEELLYRVKNALKHSQLLEENRELREELVGKFRFDNIIGAASGLKAVLDKVEKVAIRDTSVLITGESGTGKELIAQAIHYNSPRKAKRFVAINCGALPESILESELFGSRKGAFTGATENRQGLLEAADGGTLFLDEVGNLPMNVQKTLLRFLQEKEFLRIGETKPTKVDVRILSATNSDLMAAVKEGSFREDLYYRLNVVNLHLPPLRQRREDIPLLAKHFIQQQNEKFGTAITGFSPEALEAAMNYPWPGNIRQLRNLIEATMAIESEDTIGMPVLAQFIEVEEGQAAGRGGENDYSSALARFEIDYIRCLLQKAGGNVEQAAREAGMNMATIYRKLKKYDINKDDFH; encoded by the coding sequence ATGAGCCCTGCCAAGCGCATTTTGCTGATCGATGACGAAGAAGGCATGTGCCGGATGATGGATGCGGTCCTGACCGACAACGGCTACCAGGTCAGGCCCTACACCCGCTCCTTCGAGGCGGTGGAGCAATACCGCCACGGCGATTACGACCTGGCCATCTCCGACATCAAGATGCCGGGGATGGACGGCATCGAGGTGCTCGACCGGCTCAAGGCCAGGTCGCCGGCCCTGCCGGTGATCATGATCACCGCCCACGCCACCGTCGACATGTCGATCCAGGCCCTGCGCAAGGGGGCTTACGACATGCTGACCAAGCCCTTCGAGCCCGAGGAGCTGCTCTACCGGGTGAAAAACGCCCTCAAGCACAGCCAGCTGCTCGAGGAGAACCGCGAGCTGCGCGAGGAGCTGGTCGGCAAGTTCCGTTTCGACAACATCATCGGCGCCGCCAGCGGCCTCAAGGCGGTGCTCGACAAGGTCGAGAAGGTGGCCATCCGCGACACCTCGGTGCTGATCACCGGCGAATCGGGCACCGGCAAGGAGCTGATCGCCCAGGCCATCCATTACAACTCGCCGCGCAAGGCCAAGCGTTTCGTCGCCATCAACTGCGGGGCGCTGCCCGAGTCGATCCTGGAGAGCGAGCTGTTCGGCTCCCGCAAGGGGGCCTTCACCGGCGCCACGGAAAACCGCCAGGGGCTGCTCGAGGCCGCCGACGGCGGCACCCTGTTTCTCGACGAGGTCGGCAACCTGCCGATGAACGTGCAGAAGACCCTGCTGCGCTTTTTGCAGGAGAAGGAGTTCCTGCGCATCGGCGAGACCAAGCCGACCAAGGTCGACGTGCGCATCCTCTCGGCCACCAACTCGGACCTGATGGCCGCGGTCAAGGAGGGGAGCTTCCGCGAGGACCTCTACTACCGGCTCAACGTGGTCAACCTGCATCTGCCGCCGCTGCGCCAGCGCCGCGAGGACATCCCCCTGCTGGCCAAGCATTTCATCCAACAGCAGAACGAGAAGTTCGGCACCGCCATCACCGGCTTTTCCCCCGAGGCCCTCGAGGCGGCCATGAACTACCCCTGGCCGGGCAACATCCGCCAACTGCGCAACCTGATCGAGGCCACCATGGCCATCGAGAGCGAGGACACCATCGGCATGCCGGTCCTCGCCCAGTTCATCGAGGTGGAGGAGGGGCAGGCGGCCGGCCGGGGAGGGGAGAACGACTACTCCAGCGCCCTGGCCCGTTTCGAGATCGACTATATCAGGTGCCTGCTGCAAAAGGCCGGGGGCAACGTGGAACAGGCGGCCCGCGAGGCCGGCATGAACATGGCCACCATCTACCGCAAACTGAAAAAATACGACATCAACAAGGACGACTTCCACTAA
- a CDS encoding cache domain-containing protein, with the protein MSRFLFRFVNDLKLRWKMLVVVLPLVTLPLFLVAGIIGYIANQQAYRGITQTSKDDLEHMARFTTDLLDAHYQQFQVYKQDKQKTIQEELATLANLAYSLVEAQQSQVLSGQADPATAKSEARRALKRVNIGETGYIYALTSKGTLAVHLAREGENIYDEKDEDGRYFIRSMCRAALASAPGEVLYIVYPWRNEILGDRFPRRKIVAYRYFPAWDWIIAVGGYLDETTEDLAFERRSFEELKSKIKSKKVGRSGYIFCVDRLGTLTVHPDSEGQMIIDATAQDGKQFIREMTVRKDGWIRYPWKAPGEAEPRMKLVRYRYFQPWDWIVAVGAYEDEFYHEANLIRGRILASMMVITLLVWLLATGMVSLAAKIFTDPINHMIGVIRQVKRGRLDHKMKVDTRDELGELAAAFNRMTEIIQHNREMEAALAQQGKMASLGILSSGVAHEINNPLGVILGYAGYLEKKIDPEDPNFKYIHEIKRESKRCKKIVQDLLSYARTPKPTLEETDINALLGQIVDFAANHTDMHHVAVVKDFCRELPPILVDPDQLRQVAINLILNAGNAMSEGGRLEVTTRLDPAGFVDIVFGDNGSGIPEDLQERIFEPFFTTKTRGTGLGLAITKQIIDMHHGRIELESTVGKGTSITVRLPVKREDYQL; encoded by the coding sequence ATGAGCAGATTCCTCTTCAGATTCGTCAACGACCTCAAGCTGCGCTGGAAAATGCTGGTGGTGGTGCTGCCCCTGGTGACCCTGCCGCTGTTCCTGGTGGCGGGGATCATCGGCTACATCGCCAACCAACAGGCCTACCGCGGCATCACACAGACCAGCAAGGACGATCTGGAGCACATGGCCCGCTTCACCACCGACCTGCTCGACGCCCACTACCAGCAGTTCCAGGTCTACAAGCAGGACAAGCAGAAAACCATCCAGGAGGAGCTGGCCACCCTGGCCAACCTCGCCTATTCGCTGGTCGAGGCCCAGCAGAGCCAGGTCCTCAGCGGCCAGGCCGATCCCGCGACGGCGAAAAGCGAAGCCCGCCGGGCCCTCAAGCGGGTCAACATCGGCGAGACCGGCTACATCTACGCCCTGACCAGCAAGGGGACGCTGGCCGTGCACCTGGCCCGCGAGGGAGAAAACATCTACGATGAAAAGGACGAGGACGGCCGCTATTTCATCCGCAGCATGTGCCGGGCGGCCCTTGCCTCGGCTCCGGGAGAGGTGCTGTATATCGTCTACCCCTGGCGCAACGAAATTCTGGGCGACCGCTTCCCCCGGCGCAAGATCGTCGCCTACCGCTACTTTCCCGCCTGGGACTGGATCATCGCGGTGGGGGGGTACCTGGATGAGACCACCGAGGACCTGGCCTTCGAGCGCCGCTCCTTCGAAGAGCTGAAGAGCAAGATCAAGAGCAAGAAGGTGGGCCGCAGCGGCTACATCTTCTGCGTCGACCGGCTCGGCACCCTCACCGTCCATCCCGACTCGGAAGGGCAGATGATCATCGACGCCACCGCCCAGGACGGCAAGCAGTTCATCCGCGAGATGACGGTGCGCAAGGACGGCTGGATCCGTTATCCCTGGAAGGCACCGGGCGAGGCCGAGCCGCGCATGAAGCTGGTGCGCTACCGCTACTTTCAGCCATGGGACTGGATCGTGGCGGTGGGCGCCTACGAGGACGAGTTCTACCACGAGGCCAACCTGATCCGCGGCCGCATCCTCGCCAGCATGATGGTGATCACCCTGCTGGTGTGGCTGCTCGCCACCGGGATGGTCTCGCTGGCCGCGAAGATCTTCACCGACCCGATCAACCACATGATCGGGGTGATCCGCCAGGTCAAGAGGGGGCGGCTGGACCACAAGATGAAGGTCGACACCCGGGACGAGCTCGGCGAGCTGGCCGCGGCCTTCAACCGCATGACCGAGATCATCCAGCACAACCGGGAGATGGAGGCGGCCCTGGCCCAGCAGGGGAAGATGGCCTCGCTGGGGATCCTCTCCTCGGGGGTGGCCCACGAGATCAACAACCCGCTGGGGGTGATCCTCGGCTACGCCGGGTACCTGGAGAAGAAGATCGACCCCGAAGACCCCAACTTCAAATACATCCACGAAATCAAGCGGGAGAGCAAGCGCTGCAAGAAGATCGTCCAGGACCTGCTCAGCTACGCCCGCACCCCCAAGCCGACCCTCGAGGAGACCGACATCAACGCCCTGCTCGGCCAGATCGTCGACTTTGCGGCCAACCACACCGACATGCACCATGTCGCGGTGGTCAAGGATTTCTGCCGCGAGCTGCCGCCGATCCTGGTCGACCCGGACCAGCTGCGCCAGGTAGCCATCAACCTGATCCTCAACGCGGGCAACGCCATGAGCGAGGGGGGGCGGCTCGAGGTGACCACCCGGCTCGACCCCGCCGGATTTGTCGACATCGTCTTTGGCGACAACGGCTCAGGGATTCCCGAAGACCTCCAGGAACGCATCTTCGAGCCCTTTTTCACCACCAAGACCCGGGGCACCGGGCTGGGGCTGGCCATCACCAAGCAGATTATCGACATGCACCATGGCCGCATCGAACTGGAAAGCACCGTCGGCAAAGGCACTTCGATCACCGTCCGGCTGCCGGTCAAACGCGAGGATTACCAATTATGA
- a CDS encoding AI-2E family transporter: MKPDRRTTVKGLTRAQILVLFLVLTAAIATGLAIFSSASTIISLIRTATAGLFLPVLLSLIVTLLLDPMVTFVEREEISRTTSIFIIFLLVAVLLVLLATWLSPHWQEMWTSLRTDLPRYMARFVGFLKDAQANLQNRFPFVENYDLPGRARNLAEHILAEILVQTPKSALRLGSLMILVPLFSFFFLRDGSRTVRSCIAMVPNRYFEMAHDLYYHISNQMTHFIRGRIIEAFIVGLVVALGLSFTDIRYAPILGLFAGVTNLIPYIGPIVGMIPGIVIAAVDLGIGAQFWWIVIVYFLIAQVIVDNFILIPILISRFANLHPLWVIIAIIMGGKLYGVLGMIIGVPVASIIKIALAEVRNYRRAFSLPDTSGERERYS; encoded by the coding sequence ATGAAACCCGACCGGCGCACCACCGTGAAGGGCCTGACCCGCGCCCAGATCCTGGTTCTTTTCCTGGTGCTGACCGCCGCCATCGCCACCGGACTGGCCATCTTCAGTTCGGCCTCGACCATCATCTCGCTGATCCGGACGGCCACCGCCGGGCTGTTTCTGCCCGTGCTGCTCTCGCTGATCGTCACCCTGCTGCTCGATCCCATGGTGACCTTCGTCGAACGCGAGGAGATCAGCCGCACCACCAGCATCTTCATCATCTTTCTGCTGGTTGCGGTGCTGCTGGTGCTGCTGGCGACCTGGCTCAGCCCCCACTGGCAGGAGATGTGGACCTCGCTGCGCACCGATCTGCCGCGCTACATGGCGCGCTTCGTCGGTTTTCTCAAGGACGCCCAGGCCAACCTGCAGAACCGCTTCCCCTTCGTCGAAAACTACGATCTGCCCGGCAGGGCCCGCAACCTGGCCGAGCACATCCTGGCCGAGATCCTGGTCCAGACCCCCAAGTCGGCCCTGCGCCTGGGCAGCCTGATGATCCTGGTGCCGCTGTTCTCCTTTTTCTTCCTGCGCGACGGCAGCCGCACGGTGCGCAGTTGCATCGCCATGGTACCCAACCGCTACTTCGAGATGGCGCACGACCTGTACTACCACATCAGCAACCAGATGACCCACTTCATCCGCGGGCGCATCATCGAAGCGTTCATCGTCGGCCTGGTGGTGGCGCTGGGGCTCTCCTTCACCGACATCCGCTACGCCCCCATCCTCGGGCTGTTCGCCGGGGTGACCAACCTGATCCCCTATATCGGCCCGATCGTCGGGATGATCCCCGGCATCGTCATCGCAGCCGTCGACCTGGGCATCGGCGCCCAGTTCTGGTGGATCGTCATCGTCTATTTCCTCATCGCCCAGGTCATCGTCGACAACTTCATCCTGATCCCCATCCTCATCTCCCGGTTCGCCAACCTGCACCCGCTGTGGGTCATTATCGCCATCATCATGGGCGGCAAGCTCTATGGGGTGCTGGGGATGATCATCGGCGTGCCGGTCGCGAGCATCATCAAGATCGCCCTGGCCGAGGTCCGCAACTACCGGCGCGCTTTTTCCCTGCCGGACACCTCCGGGGAGCGCGAGCGCTATTCCTGA
- a CDS encoding Crp/Fnr family transcriptional regulator, translating into MNPIWSNIFRKKPDEDSLAFFLGTVPVFAELGKRELVFLESLVHIRRYAPKEVVFEEGDPGSGMYVIRSGRVGIYARGPQGTEDELAVLGPGDFFGETTLTAPATRTAIARTLDTTELVGLFRADLLETAQKHPNIANAILLGLTRVVSERLQAAGQEIHRLKSQLGGLPQPAADKP; encoded by the coding sequence GTGAACCCGATCTGGAGCAACATCTTCCGCAAAAAACCTGACGAGGATTCGCTGGCCTTTTTTCTCGGGACCGTTCCGGTTTTCGCCGAGCTCGGCAAACGCGAACTGGTCTTTCTCGAGTCCCTGGTGCACATCCGCCGCTACGCCCCCAAGGAGGTCGTCTTCGAGGAGGGGGACCCCGGATCGGGCATGTACGTCATCCGCAGCGGCCGGGTCGGCATCTATGCCCGCGGCCCCCAGGGGACGGAGGATGAGCTGGCCGTCCTCGGCCCGGGGGATTTTTTCGGCGAAACCACGCTGACCGCCCCCGCCACCCGCACCGCCATCGCCCGCACCCTCGACACCACCGAACTGGTCGGGCTGTTTCGCGCCGACCTGCTGGAAACCGCGCAGAAACACCCGAACATCGCCAACGCCATCCTGCTCGGGCTCACCCGGGTGGTCAGCGAACGCCTGCAGGCCGCCGGGCAGGAAATCCACCGTCTCAAGTCCCAACTCGGCGGGCTCCCCCAGCCGGCCGCCGATAAGCCATGA
- a CDS encoding ferritin family protein: MNVYRCRICGDASMESEKPTHCPFCGAHQKHTTEAAEFVPLGTGELAKKSRENLLRALELQTGNSAFYRGASKVADTPQGKALFSALARIAAVHAEITCRILGAARPEELYETGACSPSHKENLAECHKRKERALHLYRRFLDEATEERVRQVLEAFIEIEADHLALVG; the protein is encoded by the coding sequence ATGAATGTGTATCGTTGCCGCATCTGCGGCGATGCCTCTATGGAGTCGGAAAAGCCGACCCACTGCCCGTTTTGCGGTGCTCACCAGAAACACACCACCGAAGCGGCCGAGTTCGTCCCGCTGGGCACCGGCGAGCTGGCGAAAAAGAGCCGGGAAAACCTGCTGCGGGCCCTGGAGCTGCAAACCGGCAACAGCGCCTTCTACCGCGGCGCCTCCAAGGTCGCCGACACCCCGCAGGGCAAGGCCCTGTTTTCCGCGCTGGCCCGGATCGCCGCGGTGCACGCCGAGATCACCTGCCGCATCCTCGGCGCCGCGCGCCCGGAGGAGCTCTACGAGACCGGCGCCTGCTCCCCGTCGCACAAGGAAAACCTGGCCGAGTGCCACAAGCGCAAGGAGCGGGCCCTGCATCTCTACCGGCGGTTTCTCGACGAGGCCACCGAGGAGCGGGTGCGTCAGGTTCTCGAGGCCTTCATCGAAATCGAGGCCGATCACCTGGCCCTGGTCGGGTAA
- the uvrC gene encoding excinuclease ABC subunit UvrC, whose amino-acid sequence MRGADQAVLYVGKAKNLRSRLRSYFSAAGDGRSQIRFLMNRVQGVETIVTDTEKEALILENTLIKKYRPRYNINLRDDKTYVSVRLDPREEFPALQVVRRVRRDGALYFGPFSSAGAVRETLKEIYRIFPLRHYPMETCRRRGRPCLFFQIGQCSAPCHGKISSERYRELVKGVVALLSGRESEVLGQLHQRMQDAAAQMRYEEAARLRDQIRAIEQTVERQKVVAAAGGDQDVVGLHREGGEVEIAVLFVRQGKLIGRRSYPVDWRLDEGELLSGFLQQFYGRDIFIPEQVLLPFLPPDAETLGDWLGERKGKKVAVLAPLRGEKLALVEMAASNAREAYRERGSRREAREGVLEEIRQRLHLARLPRRMECFDISNVQGSLSVGSMVVFSDGEPDKAEYRHFRIRTVTGADDFASLGEVLGRRLKRGLEEGLLPDLILIDGGKGQLGAVVAVLEELGLAGRLDVAGIAKSRVLANVRGKAVERSEERFFLPGRKNPVLLRQGSPALFMLERLRDEAHRFAITHHRKLRGKATLHSALEEVPGVGPTRRKALLRHFGSLKKVREAPLEELQAMPGLPGGVAEAIFEYFRREGVE is encoded by the coding sequence ATGCGGGGTGCGGACCAGGCGGTCCTCTACGTGGGCAAGGCCAAGAACCTGCGCAGTCGGCTGCGCAGCTACTTCTCCGCCGCCGGGGACGGCCGCTCGCAGATCCGCTTTCTGATGAACCGGGTGCAAGGGGTCGAGACTATCGTCACCGACACCGAGAAAGAGGCGCTGATCCTCGAGAACACCCTGATCAAGAAGTACCGCCCCCGCTACAACATCAACCTGCGCGACGACAAGACCTACGTGTCGGTGCGGCTCGACCCCCGCGAGGAGTTTCCGGCCCTGCAGGTGGTGCGCCGGGTGCGCCGCGACGGCGCCCTGTATTTCGGTCCCTTCTCCTCAGCCGGCGCAGTGCGGGAAACCCTCAAGGAAATCTACCGCATCTTTCCCCTGCGCCATTACCCCATGGAAACCTGCAGGCGGCGCGGGCGCCCCTGCCTGTTCTTCCAGATCGGCCAATGCAGCGCGCCCTGTCACGGCAAAATCAGCAGCGAGCGCTACCGGGAACTGGTCAAAGGGGTGGTGGCACTGCTCTCGGGGCGCGAAAGCGAGGTGCTCGGCCAGCTGCACCAGCGCATGCAGGACGCCGCCGCGCAGATGCGCTACGAGGAGGCGGCCCGGCTGCGCGACCAGATCCGAGCCATCGAACAGACCGTGGAGCGGCAGAAGGTGGTGGCCGCCGCCGGCGGCGACCAGGACGTGGTCGGCCTGCACCGCGAGGGGGGCGAGGTGGAGATCGCCGTGCTGTTCGTGCGCCAGGGCAAACTCATCGGCCGCCGCAGCTACCCGGTGGACTGGCGCCTCGACGAAGGGGAGCTGCTCTCGGGATTTCTGCAACAGTTCTATGGACGGGATATCTTCATCCCGGAGCAGGTGCTGCTCCCCTTTCTCCCCCCGGATGCCGAGACGCTGGGCGACTGGCTGGGCGAGCGCAAGGGGAAAAAGGTCGCGGTGCTCGCCCCGCTGCGGGGGGAAAAGCTCGCCCTGGTGGAGATGGCCGCCAGCAACGCCCGGGAGGCCTACCGCGAGCGGGGCAGCCGCCGCGAGGCCCGCGAGGGCGTGCTGGAGGAGATCCGCCAGCGCCTGCACCTGGCCCGGCTGCCGCGGCGCATGGAATGCTTCGACATCTCCAACGTGCAGGGGAGCCTGAGCGTCGGCAGCATGGTGGTGTTCAGCGACGGCGAGCCCGATAAGGCCGAGTACCGGCATTTCCGCATCCGCACCGTGACCGGCGCCGACGACTTCGCCTCGCTGGGCGAAGTGCTCGGCAGGCGCCTGAAACGGGGGCTCGAGGAGGGGCTGCTGCCCGACCTCATCCTCATCGACGGCGGCAAGGGGCAGCTCGGCGCCGTGGTCGCGGTGCTCGAGGAGCTGGGGCTTGCCGGGCGACTCGACGTGGCCGGCATCGCCAAGAGCCGGGTGCTGGCCAACGTGCGCGGCAAGGCCGTCGAACGCAGCGAAGAGCGGTTTTTCCTTCCCGGGCGCAAAAACCCGGTGCTGCTGCGCCAGGGTTCGCCGGCCCTGTTCATGCTCGAGCGGCTGCGCGACGAGGCCCACCGCTTCGCCATCACCCACCATCGCAAGCTGCGCGGCAAGGCGACCCTGCACTCGGCCCTCGAAGAGGTGCCCGGGGTCGGGCCGACCAGGCGCAAAGCCCTGCTCCGGCACTTCGGCAGCCTGAAGAAGGTGCGGGAGGCGCCCCTGGAGGAATTGCAGGCGATGCCGGG